Genomic DNA from Alkalihalobacterium alkalinitrilicum:
AAAGTGCAACGAAGTAATAACTAGAAAAAGTTCTTTTCTGTCACAGTGACGACCCGAAATTTGTTTATAAAATTTTATGATTAATTTTTGTAACTCCTCTCCACTGAATCCTCAACGCTCAACACTCTCATTTCACTTGATTGTAACTCAAATCAGAGTGTCTTCAAGTATGATTAGCAACCTGACATTTAAATAAAAATTACAAAAGCCACGTCCCTTGTCCCTTGGCAACGTATTTATGGTCATCATTTGGACCTCAGCTAACAAACATTAGGAGGGAGGTAAACGCATAGTCTAATTAATTCCACTTTATTGTAAATTTTTGCTTCTTTTTATAAAATGAAGTATAGATTTTTTTAAGGTGATCTACCAAACGAGGTTGACTTTTCTATTAAACTAATTTTATCAACTTGTTTATTGTTCAGGTTTAAGAGTTTGTTTGTTGCGATCTTATTAGAATAGGGAGCTAAAAAAATAGTAGTGAAGGAGGTGGAGATCAGTGACGGAACGTACTTCAGAAAAAATTAGTAGTATTGTAAGTAAGCTCAATTGTTCAGACTGTAAATTAATTAATTTTGCGAAAGGTGAGATCCGCTGTAAAGCTGATAGTTGTTCATGTGAAAACAAAAAAATTGAGCACAAAACCATACTTGACCTTTATGCTAATCTCTATTTTCATTTAGATAATATTAACTTAGCAGAATTTGAGACGATTATTCAGGATGACGATGGATTGTATCAAAAAATTCATCAAGAGATAAAGGACGCATGGAAACATCATACACGGGAGTATCCGTACGATACATATGATGACAAGGATTTATCAGTTGAAACGAAACAACGATTTGAAAAATCTTTACTGGTATCTTCTAATCTTGAAGAATTATTACTTACGATAGTTAGTTGGTTGTATATATTAGATGAGCACCTTGCTGGAATAGGAGATGATCTAGATCAGTTTCGGTTTGAAATGGAATTGAAAACGGTCCGAGGAATATTAATTCGGAAGAAACCCTCTATTATTACGGAATACTTTTCAGAAAATGAAATTAATCCACCTGTTAATCCCAATTACATTTCTCTAATTGCAAATGTAAAAAACTTTCAGCTTGTTCAATCGAAATATCAATATTATGAAGTAAAACATCAACGAATTTATCCGTTTGAATTACTTCAAGGAAAAACGATTGAAGATATATCCGTTGGTTTCCTACCAGGGAATCTCACATTCGAAGACTATAAATGGGAAGTCAGCAGTGAAGATGAGAACTATAATAAAGCATTTGTTTTTCAAGAAATTATAAACGCAGATTATTATGATCATGTAGAAAAGAACATTGAAAAAGTTTTAACCAAAAAACCAAACTTCATTATTCTTCCCGAACTGGCGGCGCCATGGGAATTACAAACTAAGATTAAAATACAAATAGAAGATCATTTTACAGAGATTGATGCCAAAGGATTACCTGAGCACCTAGCCTTACTTATTTCAGGTTCGTTTCATGAAAAAACAACGTTGATCTTTCCTCATGAACAACACAAGGCTGAAAAGTTTTATAATGTATCATCGATTGCTCTAGGTGACGGTAGTGACTTCTATCATGTATGCAAAATGAATAAGTTTAAAGTTGTTAAGTACAAAGGTTATCAAGGAAGTTTAGCAGCATTTCGAGAAAATCATGGTATTGAAAAAAGCGCATTTGATAAGCGGGAAATTAAGATTATTGAAACACCAATAGGGAGAATCGCCATATTAATTTGTGTTGATTTGCTGAACATTAATGTTGAAGAAATTATCACAGAGCGGCATGTTAATATCCTTTTCGTCATGACATTAACCCAAAGTCCCTCAACAGGGAAATTTTTGAGAAGAATGCAAGAGTTAGGAGAGCGTTCGCAAACAACAGTTATTATCTGTAACAATACGGGTTCTTTTCAGAATAGCGACAAAATTGTTGCTTATTTTCCAGGGATTAAAGAGCCGTTTACAAGTGATCAAGATGGGGAAGTTTATACAATAAAAGAGATGATTGAAGGCGCACAAAAAAACAGTGCTAAAAAAGAGAGAAAGAAAAGATTGCTAAAAAAAGTAAAACTACATACAATAGACAGTAAGGTGTACTATCTGTGTACTAAAAGGGATGCTGAGGAGGGATAGAGATGGAACATAAAGTAATGGAAAAAATAAGGACATTACGGAAGCGTTTAAATGATGATCCAGAGCAAGTTAGCTATGATCTATATAGTCTAGAGAAGTACGTTGCTGAATCGCTACTTGAGCGTAATTTTGCTATTCCCAACAAAGTAAAAAGTAGTTTAGAACGACAATTTGCAAATCAGAAGCCTGAAGATATGCGTAGTTATAATATTGGTAAAGCGCATACGCTCATTGAATTAATTTCAATTATGAAAAAGCCATATGACCTTGACCAAAAAGTGAAAGAACTTAATGATTTAGATAAGAAAATCTTGAAATATATTGCCCATCACAGGGAAGTTACCCCGACAGCTATTCGTAACGAAATTAGCGAGTTGAATGATAACAAGCAATACACAAGTAATGTCTTAAGTAAACTAAGGCAAATTGATATGATTGCAGCCCATCAAGTTGGAAAATATCGCTGGTATTTCCTAACTATATTAGGAGAAGAGATTGTCAATAAGATAGAAAAGGTTGAAGAATTTGAACAGAAACTCAACCAAATAAAGTCTATGCTCGCTCAGAAAAAAGAAAAGCTGTCTAAACCAGTACGTAAACAACCTATTTCCCGTGAACGTGCTTTAAGTCATAAAGGATTTATAGCTCAGCATATGTCGGTAGAAGAGACACTTCAGGAAGTTGCTAGTCTACTTTCCTATTCTAAAGCCAATAAAGAGAAATGGCCATCGGCAGGTAAGGTCAATAATCAACACAAAATGGATTATGAAGCAGGACATTACACTGCTTTGGGTAAGGAAGGGGAGGGAAGTCGTGACTTCGAAGAAATCCTTCAGTAATTTTAATAATTGGTTTAATCATCTTGATTTTGCCTTACAAGCAGAATTTATTGAAGCATTAAAAACAGATGATGTGCTTAACTTTTTCTTAGCTTATGAAGTTGAAAAAGAAATAGAGATTGAGTTTAAAGAGATCTTCACTTTTATCGATCAAAATTTACGACAATTTGATGAAACAAAGACTGCCGAAGGTCTATTAACACAAGGAATTGAGGATGTCCGTTTAATTGCTGATCTAATTGGCAATGGAAAAGAAGGATTAAAAAGGTATTTCTCAGCTAGGTTTCTAAGAGAAACAGATGATGTTTCTTTTCAAGAGATGATAGAAACGGTCATAAGAGAGGTAATTGTCGAAAAAAACTATCGAAGCATAAAATCTTTACTGAAACACTTATCCTATGAAGTACATGCAGAAGATGCAACTGATTCATTTTATACGATCATGAATTTAGCGAGTAGTTTTTGTGTTGAACCTCTCTCTTATGAAGACATTGAGATAGTCATGGTCAAAGATCTTGAGCTGTCTATCGAAAAAATGAACATAATGATAGAAGCGCTTAAAGCTAACCGTGAGGCAATGGAACGTTTCTTTCTCTTTCTAAGCCTTAAAAAGCTAAATCGCAAAATCAATCAACTTGAAATAGACTGGTAAAAAGCAGGGGCGCAATTCACGGTGACGCCCCGAAATACCCTGAAATTTGTCGGAAGAAACTAAATTCAAAGTTCACGTTTTGTTTGACAGTACTTTTTACGTTTTTCTATAATAAAACGTAGTTTGCTTCAGATTTTCTCTTCTTATATTATCCGCATGTTTATCCTCATCTTATTACTTATCACTTTTTGAAAAATTCCTAGTGTAAATACTCTTTGGGAGGGATGTATTTTGTCTGTCGGTGGTGGCCCACTGTATGAGTAGTAGAAGGTGAGTGATTATTGCTGATCAGTTTTATCACATTGTTTGTCAAGGCAACCGTCGGGAGCTGTTATTTCATGATCGCAATAATTTCGTTGAAATCTTATATATGTTAGAAAAGATTTGTGCAAAAATCCCCTATGAGCTACTCTTCTATTGCTTCATGAGGCGTCACTGTGACGACAACACAAACTTCAGCAACGATACTTTGTATCATAATAGTTTCGCATACCGTTTATTTAAAAGGGCCATCACTTTAGAAATCGACTCTTTTTGAGAGCGTAATTGTAAATGGAAATGGTTAGTCCGAAAAATCTTGTGTTCCACAGTGTGTTTTACGGCCGAAAGTTTTTCTGTTAAAATCTGATCTAAAAAATTATATAAAATGGTGGTTTAATTTGTCGTTGAACGAGGTATAGCGTCGTGAAGGTAATTCTAACGGAAAACGACGAATTTTTCTTATTCATTCCACTTAGTTTTATTACTAACTTAGTGGAACGCTGTATGGCTTAATAAAGTGAAATTCTTAAAATGAGGGGTGTTCGTATGGGTCATCGAGAAAATATAGAAATGAGTAAAGAAGAAGAGGAATATTTAAATGAAGAATGGCTCGAATTAGTGGAGTTGGCAGAACTTTTAAACGTATCGAAACAAGAGTTTAAGCAATACTTAAAAGAAAAATCAAAAAACAAAGTGTTGAAAGGTTGAAGGGCGATTAAGTATAAAGTTCTATGATAAAAAGAGTAGGGATAATCTATGAGGGAGTATTGTCTCTATGTATTGAATACTGGATACATATTAAAAGTAGTAAGGTAATGGCACTCTATGATCAGAGGGTTTATTTCGTTTTATAGATTTATTATCTTTACACGATTGCTATGGATAGAGTGGTAGATTATAAGCTGTGGGTAGTATAGAATAAGTACTTGAAGAATTTAAGGAGTAGTTCCTTAGGAGTTAAGAAAAATGTATAAAATACTTGCATGGACAGCCGTTATCCTCTGGATGGCGCTTATTTTCTACCTCTCTCATCAACCCGCAACCGTGTCGAGCGAGTTAAGTGAAGGAATAACAGAGGTTATTGTAACAACAGTTGAAAAAGTTATACCTCATGCAGATTTTGATCTTGGTACTTTCAATCATCTTGTCAGGAAAAATGCTCACTTTTTTGCCTACATGATTTTTGGAGTGTTAACGCTGAACGCGTTAAGGAGAAGTGGTGTAGTTGGCTACCGCAGTATGGGGTGGACCTTATCCATTTGTATCCTTTATGCAATTTCTGATGAAGTGCACCAGCTGTTTGTTCCTGGAAGGTCAGGTGAAGTAAGAGATGTTCTCATTGATACCGCTGGGGCAATTGTTGGGATTGGGATGTATTGGTTGATCGCGAAACTAATGAGAAGACGAAGTACTCGCTGAGTTCATGGTGAAACATGCTTGGCGGGTATTTTTTATATTTATCTACTAAGGAAGTAGTGTCATCTTTTAACGATCAAAGGATTTGTATACATCTACATCCATAGTTACATAAATAA
This window encodes:
- a CDS encoding nitrilase-related carbon-nitrogen hydrolase, which codes for MTERTSEKISSIVSKLNCSDCKLINFAKGEIRCKADSCSCENKKIEHKTILDLYANLYFHLDNINLAEFETIIQDDDGLYQKIHQEIKDAWKHHTREYPYDTYDDKDLSVETKQRFEKSLLVSSNLEELLLTIVSWLYILDEHLAGIGDDLDQFRFEMELKTVRGILIRKKPSIITEYFSENEINPPVNPNYISLIANVKNFQLVQSKYQYYEVKHQRIYPFELLQGKTIEDISVGFLPGNLTFEDYKWEVSSEDENYNKAFVFQEIINADYYDHVEKNIEKVLTKKPNFIILPELAAPWELQTKIKIQIEDHFTEIDAKGLPEHLALLISGSFHEKTTLIFPHEQHKAEKFYNVSSIALGDGSDFYHVCKMNKFKVVKYKGYQGSLAAFRENHGIEKSAFDKREIKIIETPIGRIAILICVDLLNINVEEIITERHVNILFVMTLTQSPSTGKFLRRMQELGERSQTTVIICNNTGSFQNSDKIVAYFPGIKEPFTSDQDGEVYTIKEMIEGAQKNSAKKERKKRLLKKVKLHTIDSKVYYLCTKRDAEEG
- a CDS encoding VanZ family protein; the protein is MYKILAWTAVILWMALIFYLSHQPATVSSELSEGITEVIVTTVEKVIPHADFDLGTFNHLVRKNAHFFAYMIFGVLTLNALRRSGVVGYRSMGWTLSICILYAISDEVHQLFVPGRSGEVRDVLIDTAGAIVGIGMYWLIAKLMRRRSTR